CGAGCAGACGTCCGGCACGGTCGCCGGCGTGATCGTCCAGCTCGGCGGCCAGACCCCGCTGGGCCTGGCGAAGAAGCTCGCCGACGCCGGTGTCCCGGTGGTCGGGACGCCGCCGGAGGCGATCCACCTGGCCGAGGACCGCGGCGCGTTCGGCGAGGTGCTCGCCCACGCCGGGCTGCCCGCGCCGCGCTACGGCACGGCGACGTCGTTCGAGGGCGCGAAGCGGATCGCCGACGAGATCGGCTACCCGGTGCTGGTCCGGCCGTCGTACGTGCTCGGCGGGCGCGGCATGGAGATCGTCTACGACGAGGAGTCCCTGGCCGGCTACATCCGCCGCGCCACCGAGGTCACGCCGGAGCACCCGGTGCTGGTCGACCGGTTCCTCGACGACGCCATCGAGATCGACGTCGACGCGCTGTTCGACGGTGACGAGCTCTACCTCGGCGGCGTCATGGAGCACATCGAGGAGGCCGGCATCCACTCCGGTGACTCCTCGTGCGCGCTGCCGCCGATCACGCTCGGCCACACCGACCTGCAGGCCGTCCGCCGCTCCACCGAGGCGATCGCCCGCGGCGTCGGCGTGCGCGGGCTGCTGAACGTCCAGTACGCGCTCAAGGACGACGTCCTGTACGTCCTGGAGGCCAACCCGCGCGCGTCGCGCACGGTGCCGTTCGTGTCGAAGGCGACGGCGGTGCCGCTGGCCAAGGCCGCCGCGCTGATCATGACCGGCTCGACGATCAAGGACCTGCGCGAGAGCGGCGTCCTCCCGGCCGACGGCGACGGCGGTCAGATGCCGGCCGACTCGCCGGTGGCGGTCAAGGAGGCCGTGCTGCCCTTCCACCGCTTCCGCACCCCCGAAGGCCATGGCGTGGATTCGCTGCTGGGCCCGGAGATGAAGTCCACCGGCGAGGTGATGGGTGTCGACGTCTCCTTCGGCAAGGCGTTCGCGAAGTCCCAGAGCGGCGCGTACGGCTCGCTGCCGACGTCCGGGCGGGTGTTCGTCTCGGTGGCCAACCGCGACAAGCGCTCGCTGGTGTTCCCGGTGAAGCGGCTGGCGGACCTCGGGTTCGAGATCCTCGCCACGTCCGGCACCGCGGAAGTGCTGCGGCGCAACGGGATCGCGTGCACCGTGGTGCGCAAGCACTACGAGGGCTCGACCGAAGCCGAACCGAACATCGTGGACGTCATCCTGAACGGCGATGTCGACATGGTGATCAACACGCCCTACGGGAACAGCGGTCCGCGCATCGACGGCTACGAAATCCGCACCGCCGCGGTGTCGCGCGACATCCCGTGCGTGACGACCGTCCAGGGCGCCGCGGCGGCCGTGCACGGCATCGAAGCGCTCATCCGGGGCGACATCGGCGTCAAGTCGCTGCAGGAGCTCCAGGCGGCGCTGAAGGCGAAGTCGTGACGGCGTCTTCGGTGTCTTCGGCGCCGGAGCGGTTCGGGGCGCGGCTGGCGAAAGCCGTCGCGGCCCGGGGCCCGCTGTGCGCCGGGATCGACCCCCACCCGGGCCTCATCGAGGCATGGGGGCTCCCGGTGGACGTCTCGGGCCTGGAACGGTTCGCGCTGTCCGCCACGGAGGTCCTGGCGGCGCACACGGCGATCGTGAAGCCGCAGTCGGCGTTCTTCGAGAGTTTCGGAGCGGCCGGGATCCGGGTGCTGGAGCGGGTGGTCGAGACCGCCCGCGAGGCGGGCGCGCTGGTGCTGCTGGACGTCAAGCGCGGCGACATCGGCTCCACGATGGCGGCCTACACCGCCGCGTACGTCGCCGGCGGCGCGGCGATCGCGGCCGACGCCATCACCGTCTCGCCGTACCTCGGGTTCGGCTCACTGGAGCAGTGCGCCGCCACGGCCGGCTCGGCGGGACGCGGCATCTTCGTGCTCGCCCGGACTTCGAACCCCGAAGCGGGCGAGGTGCAGAACGCGAAGCTGCCCGACGGGCGCACCGTGGCGCAGGCGATCGTCGACTCCGCGGCGGCACTC
This window of the Amycolatopsis balhimycina FH 1894 genome carries:
- the pyrF gene encoding orotidine-5'-phosphate decarboxylase — protein: MTASSVSSAPERFGARLAKAVAARGPLCAGIDPHPGLIEAWGLPVDVSGLERFALSATEVLAAHTAIVKPQSAFFESFGAAGIRVLERVVETAREAGALVLLDVKRGDIGSTMAAYTAAYVAGGAAIAADAITVSPYLGFGSLEQCAATAGSAGRGIFVLARTSNPEAGEVQNAKLPDGRTVAQAIVDSAAALNAGAEPLGDVGVVVGATMPPGELDLSRLNGPVLAPGFGAQGATAADLRALFGASLPGVLPASSRDILKHGPEQPALRQAVERVAEVLADPQENGQ